In uncultured Fibrobacter sp., the genomic stretch TCGTGTACGGCTTGAAGTCCTGTTGCATGGTGCCAAAATTTCCGCGAATGTGGTTCAGCACGACGGCTGCCTTGGTGTCTGCGACGGTCTGGAGCATGTTCGGGTCCATGGCGCAGGCGCTAATGTCGTTGATGATGTGCGCGCCGAGCTTCATGGTCTCTTCGGCGACCTTGGCTTTGACCGTATCGACCGAGATGTAGAATTCGCGTTCTTTGGCGAGCTTGGCCAGGCGTTCTACCACGGGGCAGACTCGGTCCAGTTCTTCTTGCAGGCTGACAGGGGCGCTTCCCGGACGGCTGCTTTCGCCACCGATGTCCAAGATTTCGGCGCCCTGGTCCAAAAGCATCATGGCATGTTCGTAAGCGGCGTCAGGCTTGTTGTGCTTGCCGCCGTCAAAAAAACTGTCCGGAGTCACATTCACAATACCCATGATCAGCGGGGTTTTGCAAGGCAAAACCTTGTTGCCGATTTTCCAAGGGAGAGAGCGACTATGATCCAGAACTTCTTTGAACATTACGAGTTTTCCTGATGAGATTCTACAGTAGATGATTGGGCATCGCCATCATTTGCCGGGGTGGTTCCGGCGGCGGGTGCGGGCTTGATTTCGGCAACGGGGGCGTCAGTAACCGGGGCCACGGGCGGTTGTTTGCCCGGGTCAGGAGGCGGCGTGTTTTCACGCTTTTTCTTCGCTTCCATTTCTTCGAGTGCCTTGTACTGGCGGCTCTTCTTGGTACCGGTCAGCTTTTCGCCGGCCATTACGCGGTCAATTTCTTCGCGGTCAAGCACTTCGAATTCGAACAGTGCTTCGGCGAGGTCAATCAGCTTGTCCTTGTTTTCTTCAATGAGTTTCTTGGCGGCCAAGTCTAAACGCTTGATGAGGTTGTTCACCGCATTGTCGATCTTTTCGGCCATCATTTCGGACATTTCCTTCGGCTTGCTAATTTCGCGGCCGAGGAACACTTCGCCGTCGGTGCGGCTGTAGCAGACCGGCCCGATTTCGTCGTCAAAACCCCATTCGGTCACCATCTTGCGGGCAAGTTCGGTAGCGCGCTGAATGTCGTTGCTGGCTCCCGTGCTCTGGTGGTTGAAGAAGATGAGTTCGGCGAGGCGACCAGACATCATGATCATGATGCGTTCTTCGGCGTATTCGCGGCTGTAGCTTACTTGGTCGCGTTCGGGCAGACTCATGGTCACGCCGAGGGCGCGTCCGCGCGGGATAATCGTAATCTTGTGGAGCGGGTCGGAATGCTTGCACAAGAGCGTCATCAAGGCGTGGCCTGCTTCGTGGTAAGCGGTGTGGCGCTTTTCTTCGTCGGTCATCAGGAGCGTGCGGCGCTCGGCACCCATGCTGAGCTTGTCGCGGGCTTCTTCAAAGTCGAGCATCGTGACTTTCTTGTTGTTAAAACGTGCTGCCAAGAGGGCGGCTTCGTTCACCAAGTTTTCGAGGTCTGCACCTGCAAGACCAGGAGTTCCCTTTGCGACGGCCTTCACGTCTACATCGTCGGCCAGAGGAACCTTACGCTTTTTCAGGTGAACCTTCAAGATTTCTTCGCGGCCCTTCAGGTCGGGGAGTCCCACCACAATCTGGCGGTCAAAGCGGCCGGGGCGCAGCAATGCCTTGTCGAGTACGTCGGGGCGGTTGGTCGCGGCAATCAAAATAACGCCTTCGTTGGCGGTAAAGCCGTCCATTTCCACCAGCAACTGGTCTGTTCGCGTTCATCGTGACCGCCACCGAGACCAGCGCCACGCTGGCGACCTACGGCGTCGATTTCGTCGATGAACAGAATACACGGGGCGTTCTTCTTGCCGGTTTCA encodes the following:
- the folP gene encoding dihydropteroate synthase codes for the protein MFKEVLDHSRSLPWKIGNKVLPCKTPLIMGIVNVTPDSFFDGGKHNKPDAAYEHAMMLLDQGAEILDIGGESSRPGSAPVSLQEELDRVCPVVERLAKLAKEREFYISVDTVKAKVAEETMKLGAHIINDISACAMDPNMLQTVADTKAAVVLNHIRGNFGTMQQDFKPYTNVVQEVREELLSQVKKLLDLGVEREKICIDPGIGFGKTAQDNINLMKSTEEFLKDGYPVLIGTSRKSYIGKMPGLETSDRLIPTVTAGIVAVLGGASCIRVHDVKEAKESLLYLEALRNDSV